A region of Salinibacter sp. 10B DNA encodes the following proteins:
- a CDS encoding aminotransferase class V-fold PLP-dependent enzyme, whose translation MRTMSIPMPDPMAIDVEQCRAETPGCSNVLHFNNAGAALPPQPVLDAQVGHLNREAAIGGYEAEAEAESQLQHTYAAIARMLDCTPEEVAIVENATRAWDMAFYAMPFEEGDRILTSRAAYASNHIACLQVARRTGAEVDVVPHDEYGQIDVEALRSMMDDRVALLALTHVPTNGGLVNPAAQVGEIAGEAGVPFLLDACQSAGQMPLSVDEIGCTMLSATGRKYLRGPRGTGFLYVQKDWIERLEPPLLDLHAATWTGPETYEIHSDARRFETYEGHVAGAVGLGVAVEYALTLGLEAISERVQMLADTLRTALSGASGVTVHDAGRTRCGITTFSAEQKTAPAIQTALREHDINVSVSTPSSTRLDAEARGLPDLVRASVHYYNTEAEIERFVSRLKSVLKG comes from the coding sequence ATGCGCACGATGTCTATCCCAATGCCTGATCCGATGGCCATTGATGTGGAGCAGTGTCGGGCCGAAACGCCTGGATGCTCGAACGTTCTTCATTTCAACAACGCCGGGGCGGCCCTGCCGCCGCAACCCGTCCTCGATGCTCAAGTCGGACACCTGAACCGGGAGGCGGCCATCGGCGGCTACGAGGCCGAGGCCGAAGCCGAATCTCAGCTTCAGCACACGTACGCCGCGATTGCTCGAATGCTGGACTGCACGCCTGAAGAGGTAGCGATCGTCGAGAATGCGACGCGGGCGTGGGACATGGCCTTCTACGCCATGCCGTTTGAGGAAGGAGACCGCATCCTGACGTCACGAGCCGCCTACGCGAGCAATCACATCGCCTGCCTGCAGGTGGCGCGGCGTACGGGGGCGGAGGTGGACGTTGTCCCCCATGATGAGTACGGGCAGATCGATGTGGAGGCTCTCCGCTCTATGATGGATGATCGGGTGGCGCTCCTTGCGTTAACGCACGTTCCGACCAATGGTGGGCTCGTGAATCCGGCGGCACAGGTGGGCGAAATCGCCGGGGAAGCGGGCGTCCCCTTTCTACTGGATGCCTGTCAATCTGCCGGGCAGATGCCGCTGTCGGTCGACGAGATCGGGTGCACGATGCTTTCGGCCACCGGCCGTAAGTATTTGCGGGGGCCGCGTGGTACCGGCTTTCTTTACGTGCAGAAGGATTGGATTGAACGTCTGGAGCCCCCGCTCCTCGACCTGCACGCGGCGACCTGGACCGGTCCCGAGACCTACGAAATTCACTCCGACGCTCGTCGCTTCGAGACGTATGAGGGCCACGTAGCGGGAGCCGTAGGGCTGGGGGTGGCGGTGGAGTATGCGCTGACTCTCGGATTGGAGGCGATCTCGGAGCGCGTACAAATGCTTGCCGACACGCTACGCACAGCGCTGTCCGGAGCGTCTGGTGTCACTGTCCACGACGCGGGGCGTACGCGCTGTGGCATTACCACCTTCAGCGCCGAGCAGAAAACGGCCCCCGCGATCCAGACGGCGCTGCGGGAGCACGACATCAACGTTTCCGTCTCAACCCCGAGCTCAACACGTCTCGACGCCGAGGCTCGAGGATTGCCCGATCTTGTTCGGGCCTCCGTACACTACTATAACACAGAAGCGGAAATTGAACGCTTTGTGTCACGGTTGAAAAGCGTTTTGAAGGGATAA